From one Humulus lupulus chromosome 8, drHumLupu1.1, whole genome shotgun sequence genomic stretch:
- the LOC133796513 gene encoding uncharacterized protein At5g23160 yields the protein MAKILKKPFNDDQYLSNNKRRTSSSSSPFLCCFGYSRKVLSEKNSPQENINQSTLDHNDIMKKKKKLSWSSRFRKKNPTGIKTVPVDYSDKDTKLHWSKPKSKSTDRPAKSRTPPSTEIEIVVPAAPDPTPKEKPQEVCGGAPPRNSNLKSRKAPVSVPLHFPKDDTCQRRISFGRKIEAIRNGSSQPGSPSNGKSKLSRTATVMTRQHSDILPLPTRERPRVAPTKRTGARETEPAAAQRFEPLVGMSILMVTLVIMILWGRVCAILCTSAWFYFVPRLSTAVGSVGGMGNGSGSKSLDLDSQESKKKVVFEGFLERNYHRFSS from the exons ATGGCCAAAATTCTCAAGAAACCCTTTAATGATGATCAATATTTATCCAATAACAAGAGgagaacttcctcttcctcttcccctTTTCTATGTTGTTTTGGATATTCCCGGAAAGTACTTTCCGAGAAAAATTCCCCTCAAGAAAATATCAACCAATCCACTCTTGATCATAATGAtataatgaagaagaagaagaagctttcTTGGTCATCAAGGTTTCGCAAAAAGAATCCAACTGGCATAAAAACGGTGCCGGTGGACTACTCAGACAAAGATACCAAACTTCATTGGTCGAAACCCAAGTCAAAGTCAACAGATCGTCCCGCCAAAAGCCGTACTCCACCGTCGACTGAGATTGAAATTGTAGTCCCGGCCGCACCCGATCCAACCCCAAAGGAAAAACCTCAAGAG GTTTGTGGCGGCGCGCCTCCACGAAACAGCAACCTCAAAAGTCGGAAAGCCCCAGTTTCGGTTCCATTGCATTTTCCAAAGGATGACACGTGTCAAAGACGGATTTCATTCGGTCGGAAAATCGAAGCCATACGAAACGGGTCAAGCCAACCCGGTTCGCCGTCAAACGGAAAATCCAAACTCAGTCGAACTGCCACAGTCATGACCCGGCAACACTCGGATATTTTGCCCCTACCGACCCGGGAAAGACCCCGAGTGGCGCCGACGAAACGAACCGGCGCGAGGGAGACTGAACCGGCTGCTGCCCAGCGGTTCGAACCGTTGGTAGGTATGTCAATTTTGATGGTGACCTTAGTGATCATGATATTGTGGGGTCGGGTCTGCGCCATTCTTTGTACGTCTGCATGGTTTTATTTCGTTCCTCGGCTGAGCACCGCCGTGGGATCCGTCGGTGGCATGGGAAACGGGTCGGGCTCCAAGAGTTTGGATCTTGATTCTCAAGAGTCGAAGAAGAAGGTGGTTTTTGAAGGGTTTCTTGAAAGAAATTATCACAGGTTTAGCTCGTAG